The proteins below come from a single Pseudovibrio brasiliensis genomic window:
- a CDS encoding helix-turn-helix domain-containing protein: METTWKERLKEAVKKDGRSMAAISRACGRSPQYVTQIFSYDKEPTIGNLTKLCEALNVSPVYIVSGIDLPKELEPLIGKFADLPASDRALFLNLFERLLQNEDE; the protein is encoded by the coding sequence ATGGAAACCACATGGAAAGAACGGCTGAAAGAGGCCGTGAAAAAAGATGGGAGATCCATGGCCGCCATATCTCGGGCCTGTGGCCGATCACCCCAATACGTCACACAAATTTTTAGCTACGATAAAGAGCCTACAATCGGGAACCTTACAAAACTTTGCGAGGCCTTAAATGTAAGCCCTGTCTATATCGTTTCAGGCATTGATTTACCCAAAGAACTAGAACCTTTGATTGGAAAATTCGCCGACTTGCCTGCCTCTGATCGGGCGCTTTTCCTCAACTTGTTTGAGCGTCTCCTCCAAAACGAAGACGAGTGA